One stretch of Prunus persica cultivar Lovell chromosome G1, Prunus_persica_NCBIv2, whole genome shotgun sequence DNA includes these proteins:
- the LOC18789558 gene encoding pentatricopeptide repeat-containing protein At1g09900 produces MKRFRYFSNSHNLDSLLSQSRPSFHAPIFLPKTLASHEPSSGNFLNSNRFHTKSACYSVSSLISSIGSSAVCASAAPSSQKLQSLHLYTSGVDKGLFVNLYLLKDQYHGRFQAFSTASSDAFEPPSPPGASGSDEKHGLGNVGIDGIGPTSKQVLEIVGMIRRGENDLASKLNSMNVSLSIASIAQIFQVLNSEKVSALCLFDWIKNSQPISCYGNDICSLVIDNCGRLDDYHAMLHIMNDFRSAGICLTRNAFEFISVSSSKKASVIKVVEVLNEVGGSCRPVGLLSLIEMLSVKGSFKMAEFVMKITERKRSYYNIMIRESCRRRNFGRAIDMLDEMRQVGCDPDSKTYNYILSSLYKNYKSAVATKLFEQMLEMNCSPDEITYEILICYSCKVGNFDFARKLLDSMVLKGIKPRLTSHAAFVKGYFNLRRYKEAYEHVVDSSVKYSCFSNSVYSLLARLYMNEGNVVIAQNILIDMINKGLKPDFAVYTKVLKELSKTGRTGLAEDLSSRFCSLA; encoded by the coding sequence ATGAAAAGGTTCAGGTACTTCTCCAACTCTCACAATCTTGACTCCCTATTATCACAATCCAGACCATCATTTCATGCTCCCATTTTTcttcccaaaaccctagcctcgCATGAGCCCTCTTCTGGTAATTTCTTGAATTCAAATCGGTTTCACACGAAATCTGCTTGCTATTCAGTGAGTTCCTTGATTTCCTCAATCGGTTCTTCCGCAGTCTGTGCTTCAGCAGCCCCATCTTCTCAAAAGTTGCAATCTTTACATTTGTACACGAGTGGTGTTGATAAGGGCCTGTTCGTGAATCTTTACTTGCTTAAAGATCAATATCATGGACGCTTTCAGGCATTTTCAACTGCGTCTTCTGATGCGTTCGAGCCTCCCTCGCCACCAGGAGCTTCAGGTTCTGATGAGAAGCATGGGTTGGGGAACGTGGGTATTGATGGGATTGGACCGACTTCAAAGCAAGTTTTGGAAATTGTTGGTATGATTAGAAGGGGTGAGAATGATTTGGCGTCCAAGTTGAATTCGATGAATGTAAGTCTATCTATTGCCTCCATTGCTCAGATTTTTCAGGTGTTGAATTCCGAAAAAGTATCTGCTTTGTGTTTATTTGATTGGATTAAGAATTCACAGCCCATTAGTTGTTATGGAAATGATATTTGTAGCTTGGTTATTGATAATTGTGGGCGGTTAGATGATTACCATGCAATGCTTCACATTATGAATGACTTCCGATCAGCGGGAATTTGTCTCACACGGAATGCATTTGAGTTTATATCTGTTTCGTCGTCAAAGAAGGCTTCTGTTATCAAAGTGGTAGAGGTATTGAATGAAGTTGGTGGATCGTGTCGACCCGTTGGTTTGCTCTCTTTGATTGAGATGCTCAGTGTCAAGGGTTCATTTAAAATGGCCGAGTTTGTGATGAAAATAACGGAGAGGAAGAGATCTTATTACAATATCATGATAAGAGAAAGTTGTCGGAGaagaaattttggcagagctatTGATATGCTTGATGAGATGAGGCAAGTCGGTTGTgacccagattccaaaacttacAACTATATACTCAGTAGCTTATATAAGAACTACAAATCTGCCGTAGCTACTAAACTGTTTGAACAAATGTTAGAAATGAATTGTTCTCCTGATGAAATAACCTACGAAATACTGATTTGTTACTCATGTAAAgttggaaattttgattttgcacGCAAGTTACTTGATAGTATGGTATTGAAGGGCATTAAACCTCGACTTACATCGCATGCAGCCTTTGTCAAGGGTTATTTTAACTTGCGGAGATATAAAGAAGCATATGAGCATGTTGTTGATTCAAGTGTTAAATACAGTTGCTTTAGCAATTCAGTTTACAGTTTGCTTGCAAGGCTATATATGAATGAAGGAAATGTAGTCATCGCCCAAAATATTCTGATTGACATGATTAATAAGGGTCTTAAACCGGATTTTGCAGTGTATACAAAAGTTTTGAAAGAGCTCTCCAAGACAGGCAGAACAGGCTTGGCTGAAGATTTGAGTAGCAGGTTCTGTAGTCTAGCATGA
- the LOC18791741 gene encoding protein WVD2-like 7 isoform X1 yields MATYTEFHQPDIASDRQHSQDVSISQILDHGSISFGRFAVESLAWEKWSVFRHNRCLEELEMYKSNGLVAQKKAYFEDYYKRVRGLKALEVQHQETTQPDPCPDVKINTMQLVYENCHDLSKQKTCGNDTVANSDSSLGTTVDKPRQAKQQPLNDCNDNTDKVIMADEANNTLSNVEPEQARIDASLSSTPSVTSSSRAAQHDSLVSDAVKNDADKPKKHAPPVLNAKVNAALPRNKSKLDCRITKDAVKSLEKSKPRPLHITSKRDNHLLPSKCNTRGAASKNNSNHVSSRKKLTEVCSSATVPNPSSTTSRLVPSYPSGRSDPEKANSNEKKLADRLPTNLPVLARSVQNTSNEKSIACGLKNMAVEKRSCIGVSRKPTDLGNQQMQRKVGQSENQKPKSMFTNNPARVNSERKNYGKERKEKEGKEENNAANRRYPKPASTATSSVHKNVKVVHKIAELKSGILPHA; encoded by the exons atggCGACTTACACTGAATTTCATCAGCCTGATATAGCTTCAGACCGTCAACACTCCCAG GACGTATCTATCTCTCAAATTTTGGATCATGGTTCGATATCCTTTGGAAGATTTGCTGTAGAATCACTGGCATGGGAAAAATGGTCTGTTTTTCGGCACAACAGGTGTCTGGAGGAGCTTGAAATGTACAAGTCCAATGGATTGGTTGCCCAAAAGAAGGCCTACTTCGAAGACTATTACAAAAGAGTTAGAGGTCTTAAGGCATTGGAAGTGCAGCACCAAGAAACCACCCAACCTGATCCTTGCCCGGATGTGAAGATTAACACCATGCAACTGGTTTATGAGAATTGTCATGACTTGTCCAAACAGAAAACGTGCGGAAATGATACAGTTGCTAATTCAGATTCGTCATTGGGTACCACAGTGGATAAACCGAGACAAGCTAAGCAACAACCATTGAATGACTGTAATGACAATACGGATAAGGTTATCATGGCAGATGAAGCCAATAATACTTTATCTAATGTTGAACCAGAACAAGCTAGAATTGATGCTTCCTTATCATCCACTCCATCAGTCACTAGTAGCTCCAGAGCTGCCCAGCATGATAGCCTTGTCTCTGACGCTGTCAAGAATGATGCTGACAAGCCAAAGAAACACGCACCTCCTGTATTAAACGCTAAG GTTAATGCTGCTTTACCTCGAAACAAATCAAAGTTGGACTGCAGAATTACTAAAGATGCTGTTAAGTCATTGGAGAAGTCAAAACCACGCCCACTGCATATTACTTCCAAAAGGGATAACCATCTTCTTCCTAGCAAGTGCAACACTCGTGGGGCTGCCAGCAAGAATAATTCGAACCATGTTTCGTCGCGTAAAAAACTTACTGAAGTTTGCTCCAGTGCCACTGTTCCTAATCCTTCGTCAACAACAAGTAGATTGGTGCCATCTTATCCTAGTGGTAGAAGTGATCCAGAAAAggcaaattcaaatgaaaaaaaattggctgATAGGTTACCAACAAATCTACCAGTTCTTGCACGATCTGTCCAG AATAcatcaaatgaaaaatccATTGCTTGTGGCTTGAAGAACATGGCTGTAGAGAAACG GAGCTGTATTGGAGTTTCTAGAAAGCCTACAGATTTGGGAAATCAACAGATGCAACGGAAGGTTGGCCAATCTGAGAATCAGAAACCAAAATCCAT GTTTACGAATAATCCCGCTCGTGTTAACTCTGAGCGCAAGAATTatggaaaggaaagaaaagagaaagag ggaaaagaggaaaataacgCTGCAAACCGAAGATATCCAAAGCCCGCCTCAACTGCGACATCCAGTGTTCATAAGAATGTAAAAGTGGTGCATAAG ATTGCAGAATTGAAGTCTGGAATCCTCCCACATGCTTGA
- the LOC18790728 gene encoding putative disease resistance protein RGA3, which yields MADALISVLLERLASTTYEYIEGELKHVLNVKEDVEKFTATLQVIQAVLEDAEQRQVTEASVKIWLDKLKDISYQMVDVLDEWNTDILKQQVEKQEKEGDPNALVTKKKVRFTSFSRCFCFGKVSRVILRRDIALKIKDLNDKLTEIYEERKKYQFLRKELGIQQPQQPQRPQTASYVNMSEIFGREKEHNILIRKLLGDSSEEEKGFLLIPIVGMGGMGKTTLTQLAYNDDRVKSRFDMRKWVCVSDPFDEIKIAKAISGDYSPSSNELDEVLQCMSRSIQGKRFLLVLDDVWTDDPKKWEQLKVPLIQSGAEGSRILVTTRKLGVANMMRATRNVINLGELSDEYCLSIFNHMAFSDRDVHEFGDISKEIVKKCKGLPLVAKTLGSLMQNKTKMGEWKEVLNSKIWDLEKVEQEVFQPLFLSYNDLAPTIKCCLLYCATFLKDYEFKRDDLIKLWMAQDYVISKGNKEKGITGDAVFDNLVARSFFQDFEKDLDTSIITGCKMHDIVHDFVQFLTKNECLIIDHGEETTNESKVLGDKVRHLTLRYVPEGPLPHFISSYNCKNLRTLATFDSGITTIDPNLILQLKCLRTLNLSGNSIKELPEEIGELIHLRHIDLSFSYDLEKLPDALCGLYNLSTLRLLFCFKLEKLPENMGNLINLKHLYVDNCSNLESLPKGIGRLTSLQTLDVFRCGGGDIDEAFRIGDLRKLNLEGSLEIQLVADATDKSEVEKAQLWDKKLFHLSVEFERQTNSSSSVEILNALRPHPDLESLAISFHNGTTWPDWIPYLHNLRFLSVACGTQSELWPLGKLEYLERLTIEEMEGVRMVRVEFLGLEDQTSFRIRSPQILFPKLKRLTFFSLSNWEDWEGVEEWTKEDSEITIMPCLSELTIEECELLKALPDFLFETPLQTLDISSSWRLSERYQEGNGEWAKISATIPNIRIS from the exons ATGGCTGATGCGCTCATTTCCGTGCTGCTAGAACGGTTGGCCTCGACAACCTATGAATACATAGAAGGAGAGCTGAAACATGTTTTGAACGTTAAGGAAGATGTTGAGAAATTTACGGCGACTCTCCAAGTTATTCAAGCTGTGCTGGAGGATGCAGAGCAAAGGCAAGTGACGGAGGCAAGTGTCAAAATCTGGTTGGATAAGCTGAAAGACATATCCTACCAGATGGTGGATGTGCTGGATGAGTGGAACACAGACATTCTCAAACAACAAGTTGAgaagcaagaaaaagaaggtgaTCCAAATGCTCTTGTTACAAAGAAGAAGGTACGTTTCACTAGTTTCTCCCGatgcttttgttttggcaAGGTCAGTCGGGTGATTCTTCGCCGTGACATTGCtctgaaaataaaagatctGAATGATAAGTTAACTGAGATTtatgaggaaagaaagaagtatCAGTTTCTACGTAAAGAATTAGGCATTCAACAACCTCAACAACCTCAACGACCTCAAACTGCATCTTATGTCAATATGTCTGAGATATTTGGTCGTGAAAAGGAACATAATATTTTGATTAGAAAGTTGTTGGGTGATAGtagtgaagaagaaaaggggtTCCTTCTCATCCCTATTGTAGGGATGGGAGGCATGGGAAAGACAACTCTGACCCAACTAGCCTATAATGATGACCGAGTCAAATCCCGTTTTGATATGAGGAAATGGGTTTGTGTTTCAGACCCTTTTGATGAGATTAAGATTGCCAAAGCCATTAGTGGCGATTACAGCCCAAGTTCAAATGAATTAGATGAGGTCTTGCAATGTATGTCTAGATCCATCCAGGGCAAAAGGTTTCTCCTTGTCCTGGATGATGTATGGACCGATGATCCTAAAAAGTGGGAACAATTAAAGGTACCATTAATCCAAAGTGGTGCTGAAGGCAGCAGAATATTGGTGACCACAAGAAAACTAGGGGTTGCTAATATGATGAGAGCAACAAGAAACGTAATCAATCTGGGAGAGTTGAGTGATGAATATTGTTTGTCAATCTTCAATCACATGGCCTTTTCGGATAGGGATGTACACGAGTTTGGAGATATTAGTAAGGAAATTGTAAAGAAGTGTAAAGGTTTACCTCTTGTTGCAAAGACTTTAGGTAGTCTCATGCAGAATAAGACAAAAATGGGAGAATGGAAAGAAGTTTTGAATAGTAAGATATGGGATCTAGAGAAGGTCGAGCAAGAAGTTTTCCAACCCCTATTCCTAAGTTATAATGATTTGGCcccaacaattaaatgttgccttttATATTGTGCTACTTTTCTAAAAGATTATGAGTTTAAACGAGATGATTTGATTAAACTTTGGATGGCACAAGACTATGTTATTTCGAAAGGGAATAAAGAAAAGGGAATAACGGGTGATGCTGTTTTTGACAACTTAGTGGCACGGTCATTTTTCCAAGATTTTGAGAAAGATCTTGACACTAGTATCATTACAGGTTGCAAAATGCATGATATTGTGCATGACTTTGTACAATTTCTCACTAAGAATGAGTGTTTGATTATTGATCATGGTGAGGAAACTACCAATGAATCAAAGGTATTGGGTGATAAGGTTCGTCATTTGACCTTGAGATATGTTCCTGAAGGTCCACTTCCACATTTTATCTCATCTTACAATTGTAAAAATCTCCGCACGCTCGCAACTTTTGATTCAGGAATTACTACCATAGacccaaatttaattttacaatTGAAATGTCTTAGGACATTAAATTTGAGCGGTAATTCTATCAAAGAACTCCCAGAGGAGATTGGTGAATTGATACATTTGAGGCATATTGATTTGTCTTTCAGTTATGATTTGGAGAAATTACCAGACGCTCTTTGTGGCTTGTACAATTTGTCCACCTTGCGccttcttttttgctttaaaCTTGAAAAACTGCCTGAAAACATGGGAAACTTGATTAACTTAAAGCATCTATATGTTGACAACTGTTCCAATCTGGAGTCGCTGCCCAAAGGGATAGGGAGATTAACAAGTTTACAAACACTAGATGTGTTTCGGTGTGGTGGTGGCGACATCGATGAAGCATTCCGAATTGGGGATCTGAGAAAGTTGAACCTTGAGGGAAGTCTGGAAATACAACTTGTGGCGGATGCGACAGATAAGAGCGAGGTTGAGAAAGCACAATTGTGGGACAAAAAACTATTTCATCTCAGCGTTGAATTTGAAAGGCAGACGAACAGTAGTAGTAGTGTAGAAATACTGAATGCCTTACGACCGCACCCAGATTTGGAATCTTTAGCGATTTCGTTTCATAATGGCACCACGTGGCCCGATTGGATTCCATATTTACACAATTTGAGATTCCTTAGTGTTGCTTGTGGGACGCAGAGTGAACTTTGGCCTCTTGGGAAATTGGAGTACCTTGAAAGACTGACCATAGAGGAGATGGAGGGAGTGAGAATGGTTCGTGTTGAATTTTTGGGATTAGAAGATCAAACCTCATTCAGAATCAGATCACCCCAAATATTATTCCCAAAATTGAAACGACTAACCTTTTTCTCCTTGTCGAATTGGGAAGACTGGGAAGGCGTGGAAGAGTGGACGAAAGAGGATTCTGAAATTACAATCATGCCATGTCTTTCTGAGTTAACAATTGAGGAGTGCGAATTGCTAAAAGCACTGCCAGACTTCCTCTTCGAAACACCACTGCAGACTCTTGACATCTCATCCTCTTGGAGACTTTCAGAGCGTTACCAAGAAGGCAATGGAGAGTGGGCCAAGATTTCTGCTACGATCCCGAACATCCGCATTTCCTG A
- the LOC18788691 gene encoding cytochrome c translates to MASFAEAPPGDAKAGEKIFRTKCAQCHTVDKGAGHKQGPNLNGLFGRQSGTTPGYSYSAANKNMAVNWEEKTLYDYLLNPKKYIPGTKMVFPGLKKPQDRADLIAYLKQSTA, encoded by the exons ATGGCGTCGTTTGCTGAAGCACCACCCGGTGATGCAAAGGCCGGGGAGAAGATCTTCAGGACGAAGTGCGCTCAGTGCCACACTGTCGATAAAGGCGCCGGTCACAAGCAGG GACCCAATCTGAATGGCCTTTTCGGGAGGCAGTCTGGTACAACTCCTGGATACTCCTATTCTGCTGCTAACAAAAACATGGCTGTGAATTGGGAGGAAAAGACATTGTATGATTACTTGCTGAACCCCAAGAAG tacatcCCCGGTACCAAGATGGTGTTCCCTGGATTGAAGAAGCCACAAGATCGTGCTGACCTCATTGCATATTTGAAGCAATCTACTGCATAA
- the LOC18791741 gene encoding protein WVD2-like 7 isoform X2, with protein MATYTEFHQPDIASDRQHSQDVSISQILDHGSISFGRFAVESLAWEKWSVFRHNRCLEELEMYKSNGLVAQKKAYFEDYYKRVRGLKALEVQHQETTQPDPCPDVKINTMQLVYENCHDLSKQKTCGNDTVANSDSSLGTTVDKPRQAKQQPLNDCNDNTDKVIMADEANNTLSNVEPEQARIDASLSSTPSVTSSSRAAQHDSLVSDAVKNDADKPKKHAPPVLNAKVNAALPRNKSKLDCRITKDAVKSLEKSKPRPLHITSKRDNHLLPSKCNTRGAASKNNSNHVSSRKKLTEVCSSATVPNPSSTTSRLVPSYPSGRSDPEKANSNEKKLADRLPTNLPVLARSVQNTSNEKSIACGLKNMAVEKRSCIGVSRKPTDLGNQQMQRKVGQSENQKPKSMFTNNPARVNSERKNYGKERKEKEGKEENNAANRRYPKPASTATSSVHKNVKVVHKTENAKLGPHPL; from the exons atggCGACTTACACTGAATTTCATCAGCCTGATATAGCTTCAGACCGTCAACACTCCCAG GACGTATCTATCTCTCAAATTTTGGATCATGGTTCGATATCCTTTGGAAGATTTGCTGTAGAATCACTGGCATGGGAAAAATGGTCTGTTTTTCGGCACAACAGGTGTCTGGAGGAGCTTGAAATGTACAAGTCCAATGGATTGGTTGCCCAAAAGAAGGCCTACTTCGAAGACTATTACAAAAGAGTTAGAGGTCTTAAGGCATTGGAAGTGCAGCACCAAGAAACCACCCAACCTGATCCTTGCCCGGATGTGAAGATTAACACCATGCAACTGGTTTATGAGAATTGTCATGACTTGTCCAAACAGAAAACGTGCGGAAATGATACAGTTGCTAATTCAGATTCGTCATTGGGTACCACAGTGGATAAACCGAGACAAGCTAAGCAACAACCATTGAATGACTGTAATGACAATACGGATAAGGTTATCATGGCAGATGAAGCCAATAATACTTTATCTAATGTTGAACCAGAACAAGCTAGAATTGATGCTTCCTTATCATCCACTCCATCAGTCACTAGTAGCTCCAGAGCTGCCCAGCATGATAGCCTTGTCTCTGACGCTGTCAAGAATGATGCTGACAAGCCAAAGAAACACGCACCTCCTGTATTAAACGCTAAG GTTAATGCTGCTTTACCTCGAAACAAATCAAAGTTGGACTGCAGAATTACTAAAGATGCTGTTAAGTCATTGGAGAAGTCAAAACCACGCCCACTGCATATTACTTCCAAAAGGGATAACCATCTTCTTCCTAGCAAGTGCAACACTCGTGGGGCTGCCAGCAAGAATAATTCGAACCATGTTTCGTCGCGTAAAAAACTTACTGAAGTTTGCTCCAGTGCCACTGTTCCTAATCCTTCGTCAACAACAAGTAGATTGGTGCCATCTTATCCTAGTGGTAGAAGTGATCCAGAAAAggcaaattcaaatgaaaaaaaattggctgATAGGTTACCAACAAATCTACCAGTTCTTGCACGATCTGTCCAG AATAcatcaaatgaaaaatccATTGCTTGTGGCTTGAAGAACATGGCTGTAGAGAAACG GAGCTGTATTGGAGTTTCTAGAAAGCCTACAGATTTGGGAAATCAACAGATGCAACGGAAGGTTGGCCAATCTGAGAATCAGAAACCAAAATCCAT GTTTACGAATAATCCCGCTCGTGTTAACTCTGAGCGCAAGAATTatggaaaggaaagaaaagagaaagag ggaaaagaggaaaataacgCTGCAAACCGAAGATATCCAAAGCCCGCCTCAACTGCGACATCCAGTGTTCATAAGAATGTAAAAGTGGTGCATAAG ACTGAAAATGCCAAGCTCGGTCCGCATCCCCTATGA
- the LOC18793359 gene encoding ruvB-like 2, translating to MAELKLSESRDLTRIERIGAHSHIRGLGLDSALEARDVSEGMVGQTSARKAAGVILQMIKEGKIAGRAVLLAGQPGTGKTAIAMGMAKSLGLETPFAMLAGSELFSLEMSKTEALMQAFRKAIGVRIKEETEVIEGEVVEVQIDRPAVAGAASKTGKLTLKTTEMETVYDLGAKMIEALGKEKVQSGDVIAIDKASGKITKLGRSFSRSRDYDAMGPHIKFMQCPDGELQKRKEVVHCVTLHEIDVINSRTQGFLALFTGDTGEIRSEVREQIDTKVAEWREEGKAEIVPGVLFIDEVHMLDIECFSFLNRALENEMAPILVVATNRGITTIRGTNYKSPHGIPIDLLDRLLIITTQPYTEDEIRKILEIRCQEEEVEMSEEAKHLLTKIGVDASLRYAIHLITASALACQKRKGNIVEMEDINRVYHLFLDVKRSTQYLMEYQSQYMFSEEGDEDDTNAMQS from the exons ATGGCGGAGCTAAAGCTCTCAGAGAGTCGGGACCTTACTCGAATAGAGCGCATAGGCGCGCACTCCCACATCCGAGGGCTCGGCCTCGACTCTGCCCTAGAAGCCCGCGACGTCTCCGAGGGCATGGTGGGCCAGACCTCGGCGCGAAAAGCCGCCGGCGTAATTCTCCAGATGATCAAAGAAGGCAAGATCGCGGGTCGGGCCGTACTGTTGGCGGGTCAACCCGGAACCGGAAAGACCGCCATCGCCATGGGCATGGCCAAGTCGCTCGGCCTCGAAACTCCCTTCGCTATGTTAGCCGGAAGCGAGCTCTTCTCTCTCGAGATGTCCAAGACCGAAGCCCTAATGCAAGCTTTTAGGAAAGCCATTGGGGTTAGAATTAAGGAAGAGACTGAGGTCATCGAAGGTGAGGTTGTGGAGGTTCAGATTGACCGGCCTGCGGTGGCTGGAGCGGCTTCGAAGACCGGGAAGTTGACTTTGAAGACAACGGAGATGGAGACGGTGTATGACTTGGGGGCCAAAATGATTGAGGCTTTGGGGAAGGAGAAGGTGCAGAGTGGGGATGTGATTGCTATTGATAAAGCTTCTGGGAAGATTACAAAGCTTGGTAGGTCGTTTTCGAGATCGAGGGACTATGACGCCATGGGACCGCACATCAAGTTCATGCAGTGCCCTGATGGAGAGTTGCAGAAGCGCAAGGAGGTCGTGCATTGTGTCACCCTTCATGAGATTGATGTCATCAACAGCAG AACACAGGGATTTCTGGCACTATTTACTGGTGATACTGGTGAAATCCGTTCAGAAGTGAGAGAACAGATTGACACAAAGGTGGCAGAGTGGAGGGAGGAAGGGAAGGCAGAGATTGTGCCAGGTGTCCTCTTTATTGATGAGGTGCATATGCTTGACATTGAgtgcttttcatttttaaatcgTGCTTTGGAGAATGAGATGGCTCCAATATTAGTTGTTGCTACCAACAGAGGGATCACTACCATCAGAGGCACAAACTATAAATCCCCCCATGGGATTCCTATTGACCTCCTTGATCGCCTGCTTATCATTACCACCCAGCCTTATACAGAGGATGAAATTCGTAAGATTCTGGAGATCAGatgccaagaagaagaagttgagaTGTCTGAAGAGGCAAAGCATTTGTTGACCAAGATTGGTGTTGATGCATCCTTGAGATATGCTATCCATCTCATAACAGCTTCTGCCTTGGCATGCCAAAAGCGGAAGGGAAATATTGTGGAGATGGAGGATATTAACCGAGTTTACCATCTGTTTTTGGACGTAAAGAGATCAACACAGTACTTAATGGAGTATCAGAGTCAGTATATGTTCAGTGAGGAAGGTGATGAAGATGATACCAATGCCATGCAATCTTGA